One window of the Corticium candelabrum chromosome 7, ooCorCand1.1, whole genome shotgun sequence genome contains the following:
- the LOC134182307 gene encoding NADH-cytochrome b5 reductase-like isoform X2 has protein sequence MDNVASVACWMRPEPHKPEESECCGSGCVPCVFDVYEQEMSKWREEVVGGGRHVLASCTRSCLSPLEFRHCELVKIKQESHDTWRYAFRIPHDGSLNLKMGQHIVLRAVLNGDCIVKSYTPVSPLEAKGYFEVIIKIIFQLTSSCLKPDGITPLYQVARGIVNNEEDETFIRLIYACRTAKEVLLKEELDQLAEFWNFRVVYALSQDPGVDQISRYGDIVVHGRITAALVSTEMPPSVSGTITLVCGTSSFNKDMIIFLRSMGYIDSMYFKF, from the exons ATGGATAACGTCGCCTCTGTGGCGTGCTGGATGCGACCTGAGCCTCATAAGCCTGAAGAATCAGAATGTTGTGGTAGTGGGTGTGTTCCTTGTGTATTCGACGTTTACGAGCAAGAGATGAGCAAATGGAGAGAGGAGGTGGTTGGTGGTGGACGACATGTACTAGCTAGTTGTACCAGAAGCTGTCTCTCTCCTCTGGAGTTTCGTCATTGTGAGCTAGTGAAAATCAAACAAGAAAGTCATGACACGTGGAGATACGCATTTAGAATACCTCATGACGGAAGTTTGAATCTAAAAATGGGACAACATATTGTGCTCAG AGCTGTATTAAATGGTGACTGCATTGTCAAATCATACACACCTGTAAGTCCTCTTGAAGCTAAAGGATACTTTGAAGTTATAATCAAG ATCATCTTTCAATTAACAAGCAGCTGTCTCAAGCCTGATG GCATTACTCCTCTTTATCAGGTTGCACGTGGTATTGTtaacaacgaagaagacgaaaCATTCATACGATTGATATATGCTTGTCGGACTGCAAAAGAAGTTTTACTGAAAGAAGAACTTGATCAACTTGCAGAGTTTTGGAACTTTAGAGTTGTCTATGCTCTGAGTCAG GATCCTGGTGTTGATCAGATTAGTCGTTATGGTGATATAGTGGTACATGGAAGAATAACAGCAGCATTAGTTTCTACAGAAATGCCACCAAGTGTTTCTGGTACAATAACTCTTGTCTGTGGAACATCTTCATTTAACAAGGACATGATAATCTTTCTACGCTCAATGGGATACATCGACTCAATGTATTTCAAGTTCTGA
- the LOC134182308 gene encoding agrin-like, whose translation MWNSVSCIIVLAVFVAARKVQGKVAAADGENIATPILIDDLCLGVRCASPPDFCKIVYPSDPKNGICCPLYDCRHPPNPCDGHECPYGKCVVKYGQPTCPCPLCTFKCQPVCGKTSSEQYRTFRNMCELKRAACVQNKHVQFVSYGPCPNHFSPCFMKDPCWNIACPDIACPHPILSKRSVANAKRTRADCCPSCDYHILT comes from the exons ATGTGGAACTCTGTGAGTTGCATCATTGTGCTTGCTGTTTTTGTGGCAGCCCGTAAAGTGCAAG GAAAAGTAGCAGCAGCAGACGGTGAAAATATTGCTACACCCATACTCATTGATGACTTATGCCTTGGAGTTCGATGTGCATCACCACCAGATTTCTGCAAAATTGTCTATCCGAGTGATCCTAAGAATGGAATCTGCTGTCCTCTCTATGACTGCAGAC ATCCTCCAAATCCCTGTGATGGTCATGAGTGTCCTTATGGAAAATGTGTAGTGAAGTATGGCCAGCCAACATGTCCGTGTCCCCTCTGCACTTTCAAATGTCAACCAGTCTGTGGCAAAACCAGTTCAGAACAATACCGAACATTCAGGAATATGTGTGAGCTCAAGAGAGCAGCGTGTGTCCAAAATAAACATGTACAATTTGTCTCTTATGGACCATGCCCTAACC ACTTTTCACCATGTTTTATGAAAGATCCATGCTGGAACATTGCATGTCCTGATATTGCATGTCCACATCCCATACTTAGCAAAAGAAGTGTGGCAAATGCCAAGAGAACTAGAGCAGATTGTTGTCCATCATGTG ATTATCACATTCTCACATAA
- the LOC134182307 gene encoding NADH-cytochrome b5 reductase-like isoform X1 yields the protein MDNVASVACWMRPEPHKPEESECCGSGCVPCVFDVYEQEMSKWREEVVGGGRHVLASCTRSCLSPLEFRHCELVKIKQESHDTWRYAFRIPHDGSLNLKMGQHIVLRAVLNGDCIVKSYTPVSPLEAKGYFEVIIKLYETGLMSRCIKTWQVGRTAEWKGPFGDFPYVPNKYKHVGMLAAGTGITPLYQVARGIVNNEEDETFIRLIYACRTAKEVLLKEELDQLAEFWNFRVVYALSQDPGVDQISRYGDIVVHGRITAALVSTEMPPSVSGTITLVCGTSSFNKDMIIFLRSMGYIDSMYFKF from the exons ATGGATAACGTCGCCTCTGTGGCGTGCTGGATGCGACCTGAGCCTCATAAGCCTGAAGAATCAGAATGTTGTGGTAGTGGGTGTGTTCCTTGTGTATTCGACGTTTACGAGCAAGAGATGAGCAAATGGAGAGAGGAGGTGGTTGGTGGTGGACGACATGTACTAGCTAGTTGTACCAGAAGCTGTCTCTCTCCTCTGGAGTTTCGTCATTGTGAGCTAGTGAAAATCAAACAAGAAAGTCATGACACGTGGAGATACGCATTTAGAATACCTCATGACGGAAGTTTGAATCTAAAAATGGGACAACATATTGTGCTCAG AGCTGTATTAAATGGTGACTGCATTGTCAAATCATACACACCTGTAAGTCCTCTTGAAGCTAAAGGATACTTTGAAGTTATAATCAAG CTTTACGAAACTGGTTTGATGTCTCGGTGTATTAAAACATGGCAAGTTGGCAGGACAGCTGAATGGAAAGGACCATTTGGAGACTTTCCTTATGTTCCTAATAAA TATAAACACGTTGGAATGTTGGCTGCTGGAACAGGCATTACTCCTCTTTATCAGGTTGCACGTGGTATTGTtaacaacgaagaagacgaaaCATTCATACGATTGATATATGCTTGTCGGACTGCAAAAGAAGTTTTACTGAAAGAAGAACTTGATCAACTTGCAGAGTTTTGGAACTTTAGAGTTGTCTATGCTCTGAGTCAG GATCCTGGTGTTGATCAGATTAGTCGTTATGGTGATATAGTGGTACATGGAAGAATAACAGCAGCATTAGTTTCTACAGAAATGCCACCAAGTGTTTCTGGTACAATAACTCTTGTCTGTGGAACATCTTCATTTAACAAGGACATGATAATCTTTCTACGCTCAATGGGATACATCGACTCAATGTATTTCAAGTTCTGA
- the LOC134182490 gene encoding ankyrin repeat and LEM domain-containing protein 1-like codes for MEKQLMDAVNRLEIREIISLLERGAKPSTCLADGTPILHLMVGGERMPLQEEIAELLLSYGSCVNKQAQDGSTALHVAASWGRMDMIYLLVCNGADVDMQDEEGYTPADVAAFHKHQSCEKWLRSCSTALVMESSIFYMSQMEETETDEEEDETILFVETPEISYGEEVEEQDGEDDSSCSEVPSAILQMTNKELREALKTKGVDPGPFSASTKPLYGRYLHRLEQGRAEASNSKHSFPNVLSQTLLSQSLPEMSDIEEQLRQSFAGREDWREGILKTAFNYIIIDPRQLPDDFLERSKRDLELCHKIESFKQFIESIFYVGKGKRSRPYQHLREAITDKASKKVARIRDIWSDDRGVVSLHIFQSAIPVEAYTREACMIAALGLSHLTNVQRGQVYGIACTWSQNQLQKMGVFYLYRAFCILLSEGLSEIKLRHFKS; via the exons ATGGAAAAGCAATTGATGGACGCCGTCAACAGGCTAGAAATCAG AGAGATCATAAGCTTATTAGAAAGAGGAGCAAAACCAAGCACTTGTTTGGCAGATGGTACTCCTATTCTACATTTGATGGTAGGAGGAGAACGTATGCCATTGCAGGAAGAAATTGCTGagcttttattgtcatatgGTTCCTGtgttaacaaacaagcacaagaTGGCAGTACAGCTCTACACGTTGCTGCTAGTTGGGGACGGATGGACATGATTTATCTGCTGGTGTGTAATGGGGCTGATGTGGATATGCAAGACGAAGAGGGCTATACTCCAGCAGATGTAGCAGCATTTCACAAACATCAATCATGTGAAAAGTGGCTACGATCATGTTCTACAGCTCTAGTAATGGAGAGTAGTATTTTCTATATGTCTCAGATGgaagagacagaaacagatgAAGAAGAGGATGAGACAATACTATTTGTTGAGACGCCTGAGATCAGTTATGGTGAGGAAGTTGAGGAGCAAGATGGTGAAGACGACAGCAGCTGCAGTGAAGTCCCAAGTGCGATATTACAGATGACAAATAAAGAGTTACGAGAGGCCTTGAAAACCAAGGGAGTTGATCCGGGTCCATTCTCAGCATCAACGAAACCGTTGTATGGAAGGTATCTTCACCGTTTAGAGCAAGGAAGAGCAGAGGCATCCAACTCTAAACACA GTTTCCCTAATGTCTTGTCTCAGACTCTACTGTCTCAATCACTTCCTGAGATGTCAGATATCGAAGAGCAGCTCAGACAATCTTTTGCAGGTAGAGAAGATTGGAGAGAAGGCATCCTAAAAACAGCATTCAATTATATCATCATCGACCCACGTCAACTGCCTGATGATTTCTTGGAGAGATCAAAGAGAGATCTAGAGCTCTGTCACAAGATTGAATCCTTCAAACAGTTTATAGAAAGTATCTTCTATGTTGGAAAAGGCAAGAGGTCAAGGCCATATCAACACCTGAGGGAAGCAATCACAGATAAG GCTAGTAAGAAGGTGGCTAGGATCAGAGACATCTGGAGTGACGACAGAGGAGTTGTATCACTACACATTTTTCAGTCTGCTATACCTGTTGAGGCTTACACTCGGGAAGCGTGTATGATTGCAGCTCTTG GTCTGTCTCATTTAACAAATGTCCAGAGAGGACAAGTGTACGGCATTGCATGCACATGGTCACAAAACCAATTGCAAAAAATGGGGGTATTTTATTTGTATCGtgctttttgtattttattgaGCGAAGGCTTGTCTGAAATCAAGCTGAGACATTTCAAATCCTAA
- the LOC134181987 gene encoding activated CDC42 kinase 1-like, with the protein MDKEMTLQEFLATPDVDLGAFQAKLIGIGVKRVQHLEDAGDEDLVGIGLTSIELRRLKRSYEKYKKGTKKKKDGPKKIFSKVFGKSKKKDSKSDLKEGQFAEEEEHFVDMGRGQRYSYPRDKADAHLLPLRTSKQNITTVCLIAMDELDIAEEIGKGEFGRVNRGVWRKQDMEIPVAVKCLDERRSKQEQDAFMKEANVMHQIQHDNIIRLYGIVLSEPYRLVTELAPLGCLVDFLRAVPRKVYIYQLCEFSCQIACGMAYLEEKKYIHRDLAARNILLTSEDQVKISDFGLTRAANQGEHTYLMSRNCVLPIAWTAPEALDKKEFTTASDVWSFGITLWEMFSYGAEPYDEMSPVQVFRFVRQPSNGRLQKPNDCPSKVWQIVRRCWEANPIDRPTFPHIERHLKACMPIKMQVKQSYNGKAAGAERLSVWKNEIVTVIEEDSSCYFGQNQAFEVGIFPKDCVVHLGDTTQETAATIANEIPLDSQLKKLSVTSPDIGQKPYMSMRPGRQLCTPEEEYVPMKRQNPQTFDSHDHQAEERAMRLALGENVPVEPPPFQPMGQARRIQVHPTEITHQPQASHVPPFTDFSQQHQVALLGDTLSQRVYPAVPTRSQIVPHRPETEQSQIARHPEFDLYTENGGYECDRTMNNQPGQHSHAPSLDHDHHPHPFVQLPKDISYNREELTSQERSILMERLRIKLPDVQDSDIESKLVECNWNVEEAFQNVRVIQMLDLGLEGSTYEKCHRALEHCQWKIDRAATWLMDSTI; encoded by the exons ATGGATAAGGAAATGACGTTACAAGAATTTCTCGCTACGCCTGACGTTGATTTGGGCGCATTTCAGGCTAAGCTGATAGGTATTGGAGTGAAGAGAGTGCAACACCTAGAAGATGCAGGAGACGAAGATTTGGTTGGAATTGGCCTGACGAGCATCGAACTGCGCAGACTCAAAAGATCTTATGAAAAATACAAAAAGGGAacgaaaaagaagaaagacgGACCTAAAAAGATATTTTCCAAAGTG TTTGGAAAGAGTAAGAAGAAAGATTCAAAATCAGATTTGAAAGAGGGACAGTTTGCTGAGGAGGAAGAACATTTTGTTGACATGGGGAGGGGGCAGCGTTACTCATATCCTAGGGATAAAGCAGATGCTCATTTGCTCCCTTTGAGaaccagcaaacaaaatatCACAACTGTGTGCCTTATTGCAATGGATGAACTTGACATTGCTGAGGAAATTGGGAAGGGGGAGTTTGGAAGAGTGAACCGTGGAGTTTGGAGAAAGCAAGATATGGAG ATTCCTGTTGCTGTAAAATGTTTGGATGAGAGACGAAGCAAACAAGAGCAAGATGCGTTTATGAAGGAGGCAAATGTGATGCACCAGATTCAGCATGACAATATTATTCGCCTTTATGGCATTGTGCTCTCTGAACCATACAGACTG GTGACCGAGCTGGCACCTCTTGGTTGTCTAGTTGATTTTCTGAGAGCTGTTCCTCGTAAAGTGTATATCTATCAGCTGTGTGAATTCTCATGTCAGATTGCATGTGGCATGGCTTATCTTGAAGAAAAGAAGTACATTCATCGTGATCTTGCAGCAAGGAACATTCTGTTGACAAGCGAGGATCAG GTGAAAATTAGTGATTTTGGGTTAACACGAGCAGCCAATCAAGGTGAACATACGTATCTCATGTCAAGAAATTGTGTTCTTCCTATTGCCTG GACTGCGCCTGAAGCACTGGACAAAAAAGAATTTACAACAGCTTCAGATGTCTGGAGTTTTGGGATTACCTTGTGGGAAATGTTTTCATATGGCGCTGAGCCATATGATGAGATGTCACCAGTACAG GTCTTCCGGTTTGTTCGACAGCCGAGCAATGGTCGGTTGCAAAAGCCAAATGATTGCCCTTCTAAGGTATGGCAGATTGTCAGGAGATGCTGGGAAGCCAATCCTATTGACAGACCCACTTTTCCACACATTGAACGTCATCTGAAAGCATGCATGCCCATCAAAATGCAAGTCAAACAGAGTTACAATGGAAAAGCTGCAGGAGCAGAGAGATTATCAGTCTGGAAGAATGAAATAGTAACTGTGATAGAGGAGGA TTCTTCTTGTTACTTTGGCCAGAACCAAGCATTTGAAGTTGGTATATTTCCTAAAGATTGTGTAGTCCATCTAGGTGACACAACACAGGAAACAGCTGCAACCATTGCTAACGAGATACCCTTAGATTCACAGCTGAAAAA GTTGTCTGTGACATCACCAGATATTGGTCAGAAACCATACATGAGTATGAGACCTGGTAGACAGCTTTGCACTCCAGAAGAAGAGTATGTCCCAATGAAACGTCAGAATCCACAAACTTTTGACTCTCATGACCACCAGGCTGAAGAAAGGGCAATGAGATTAGCTTTGGGTGAAAATGTACCAGTAGAGCCGCCTCCATTTCAACCAATGGGGCAGGCTCGTCGCATCCAAGTGCACCCAACCGAAATTACTCATCAACCTCAAGCAAGTCATGTTCCACCATTTACTGATTTTTCACAGCAGCATCAAGTTGCGTTGCTTGGAGATACACTGAGCCAGCGAGTCTACCCAGCCGTGCCTACCAGAAGTCAAATTGTACCTCATCGTCCTGAAACAGAACAATCGCAGATTGCTAGACATCCAGAGTTTGACTTGTACACAGAGAATGGTGGCTATGAGTGTGATCGGACAATGAACAATCAGCCAGGGCAGCATTCTCATGCTCCTTCATTAGACCACGACCACCACCCACATCCTTTTGTGCAACTCCCAAAGGACATTTCATACAATAGAGAAGAATTAACATCGCAAGAGAGGTCAATTCTTATGGAGAGACTTCGGATTAAGTTGCCTGACGTTCAAGATTCAGACATCGAATCCAAATTGGTTGAATGCAACTGGAATGTTGAAGAGGCATTTCAAAACGTTAGAGTCATTCAGATGCTTGATCTTGGACTAGAGGGGAGCACTTATGAGAAATGTCATCGTGCATTGGAACATTGCCAGTGGAAAATTGATCGAGCAGCTACCTGGCTCATGGACTCTACCATCTAA